The following proteins are encoded in a genomic region of Brachypodium distachyon strain Bd21 chromosome 1, Brachypodium_distachyon_v3.0, whole genome shotgun sequence:
- the LOC100837814 gene encoding ETO1-like protein 1 has protein sequence MRSSILSESPCDEQHIHGFNPQSWLQVERGKLPKSSYSPSSIESLIKIAEPPVVPLYKPLNYVEVLSRIHEELEQCTPSERPGLYLIQSQVFRGLGEAKLRQRSLHSAWHCTSSVHEKVIFGAWLRYEKRGEEIIADVLASCRKCCREFGPINVASEMPVRNFEIVGSGVMGSSSHISSMVTFKIRDGRVTCDRCKIASLSIPFCSMLNGPYTESQLELVDLSENGISLEAMRAVSEFSCTYSLEDMPLEILLEILVFANTFCCDKLKDACDRNLASFVSSKQDAVELMALAFDENAPVLAASCLQMLLQDLPDCLTDELVLDIFLSATEQQQLIMAGHASFLLYCFLSEVTMNIDPRTETTVILSEKLVQLAVTPSQKQIAFHQLGCIRLLRKEYNEAEQLFEVAFSAGHVYSIAGLARITNVKGKKTSAFEKLSSVITSSVPLGWMHLERSLYSEGDRKLADLDKATELDPTLTYPYMYRAASLMRKKDPRLALEEINRLLGFKLALECLELRICLYLALEDYKSALCDIHAILTLSPEYRMLEGRVAASKIGTLLGAHVDQWNTAECWLQLYERWSSVDDIGSLSVIYKMLESDASKGVLYFRQSLLLLRLNCPEAAMRSLQLARQHAATEHERLVYEGWLLYDTGHCEEALQKAEESISIQRSFEAFFLKAYVLADSGVDPSYSTNVISLLEDALKCPSDRLRKGQALNNLGGVYVDCGKLESAADCYTSALKIRHTRAHQGLARVHYLRNNRDAAYDEMTKLIEKAKNNASAYEKRSEYCEREQTMSDLQMVTQLDPLRVYPYRYRAAVLMDTHKEEEAIAELTRAISFKADLHLLHLRAAFHEHIGDVSSALRDCRAALSLDPNHQEMLDLQKRVNSQEP, from the exons ATGAGGAGCAGCATCCTCTCGGAGTCACCCTGCGATGAACAGCACATCCATGGCTTCAACCCGCAGTCGTGGCTGCAGGTGGAGCGGGGAAAGCTGCCTAAATCGTCCTACTCGCCTTCATCCAT TGAGTCACTCATCAAGATTGCCGAACCGCCTGTAGTACCTCTGTATAAACCCTTGAATTATGTGGAGGTGTTGTCGAGGATTCACGAAGAGCTCGAGCAATGCACCCCGAGTGAGCGACCGGGGCTGTATTTGATCCAGTCCCAGGTGTTTCGGGGCCTCGGGGAGGCAAAATTGCGCCAGAGGAGCCTGCATTCTGCTTGGCACTGCACAAGCTCTGTGCACGAGAAGGTCATATTCGGGGCATGGCTGCGGTATGAGAAGAGGGGGGAGGAGATCATAGCCGACGTCCTCGCGTCATGTCGGAAGTGCTGCCGAGAGTTTGGGCCAATTAATGTTGCTTCTGAGATGCCAGTGAGGAATTTTGAGATAGTTGGCTCAGGTGTCATGGGCTCGTCGTCGCATATTTCCTCGATGGTGACCTTCAAAATAAGGGATGGCAGGGTGACATGCGATAGGTGTAAGATTGCTTCTTTATCTATCCCATTTTGCTCAATGCTTAACGGACCATACACCGAGTCACAGCTTGAGCTTGTTGATTTGTCAGAGAATGGTATTTCGTTGGAGGCCATGAGAGCTGTTTCTGAGTTTAGTTGTACATATAGCTTAGAGGATATGCCTTTGGAAATCTTGTTGGAGATCCTGGTGTTTGCAAATACATTTTGCTGCGACAAGCTAAAAGATGCTTGTGATAGGAATCTGGCTTCATTTGTCTCATCAAAGCAGGATGCTGTTGAGCTTATGGCATTGGCATTTGATGAAAATGCACCGGTGCTGGCTGCTTCTTGTTTGCAAATGCTTTTACAGGACCTACCAGATTGCCTAACTGATGAGCTAGTACTTGATATCTTCTTGAGTGCAACCGAACAGCAACAACTTATTATGGCTGGTCATGCCTCCTTTTTATTGTACTGCTTTCTTAGTGAAGTCACGATGAACATTGATCCAAGGACAGAGACAACTGTAATCTTGTCAGAGAAGTTAGTTCAATTGGCAGTTACTCCTTCGCAGAAGCAAATTGCTTTTCATCAGCTTGGGTGTATTAGACTTCTGAGAAAGGAATACAACGAAGCTGAACAGCTATTTGAAGTTGCCTTCTCTGCTGGTCATGTATACTCCATTGCTGGTCTGGCTAGAATTACTAATGTAAAGGGCAAAAAGACTTCGGCTTTCGAGAAGCTCAGCTCAGTCATAACTTCAAGTGTACCACTAGGATGGATGCATCTCGAGAGATCATTGTATTCAGAAGGAGATAGGAAGTTGGCAGACCTTGACAAAGCAACGGAGCTGGATCCTACTCTTACTTACCCTTACATGTACCGGGCTGCATCCTTGATGAGAAAGAAGGACCCTAGACTTGCCCTAGAGGAAATAAACCGACTTTTGGGTTTCAAGTTAGCACTAGAGTGCCTCGAGCTTCGAATTTGTCTATATTTAGCTCTTGAAGACTACAAGTCTGCACTTTGTGATATCCATGCAATTCTTACTTTATCTCCCGAGTACCGGATGTTGGAAGGACGTGTAGCTGCGTCCAAAATAGGCACTCTTCTTGGGGCACATGTTGATCAGTGGAATACAGCTGAATGCTGGCTCCAACTCTATGAACGCTGGTCATCAGTGGATGATATTGGTTCGCTTTCAGTGATCTACAAGATGCTTGAGTCTGATGCATCAAAAGGGGTTTTGTACTTTAGGCAATCTTTGCTTCTCCTAAG GTTGAACTGTCCTGAGGCAGCAATGCGAAGTTTGCAATTGGCTAGGCAACATGCTGCAACTGAGCATGAACGGCTGGTATATGAGGGATGGCTTCTGTATGATACTGGACACTGTGAGGAGGCCCTGCAAAAAGCAGAGGAATCTATTTCTATTCAAAGGTCGTTCGAGGCTTTCTTTCTGAAAGCCTATGTTTTGGCTGACTCAGGTGTTGATCCTTCTTATTCTACAAATGTTATATCACTTCTTGAAGATGCATTGAAGTGCCCTTCAGACCGGCTTCGGAAGGGTCAG GCTTTAAACAACCTTGGTGGCGTCTATGTTGATTGCGGGAAGTTAGAGTCAGCTGCTGATTGCTACACAAGTGCGTTGAAGATCCGACACACTAGGGCCCATCAGGGTCTTGCTCGTGTTCATTATCTCAGGAACAACAGGGATGCTGCATATGATGAAATGACAAAGTTGATAGAAAAAGCTAAAAACAATGCTTCAGCTTATGAGAAGCGCTCAGAATATTGCGAACGGGAACAAACTATGTCAGATTTGCAAATGGTGACCCAATTGGACCCATTGCGTGTTTATCCATACAGATATCGTGCCGCAG